One Cyanobacteria bacterium FACHB-DQ100 DNA segment encodes these proteins:
- a CDS encoding DUF4926 domain-containing protein gives MALELYCEVALTCDLPEYNLKAGDIATLIDFVPHPNGGEEGCVLEVFNAVGESLAVITVPVSTIAALSSNEILTVRSLAKAS, from the coding sequence ATGGCTCTAGAACTATATTGCGAAGTTGCTTTGACTTGCGATTTGCCGGAATACAACTTGAAAGCAGGAGACATTGCAACTTTGATTGATTTTGTGCCGCATCCTAACGGTGGAGAGGAAGGCTGTGTTTTAGAGGTTTTTAACGCAGTGGGTGAGTCGCTAGCTGTGATTACTGTTCCGGTTTCTACGATCGCGGCGCTAAGCTCTAATGAAATCTTGACGGTTCGTTCTTTGGCGAAGGCAAGCTGA
- a CDS encoding ATP-binding protein encodes MDLEKPLGSVIQGSLSQGLEVRLHPDISVEEMRVGKFLVVQGTRSRFFCMLTDVSLGTASQRIIANPPEPTNLFLQEVLAGSGTYGTIELSPMLMFTPTEKPVEKKKKSSKLASFEASSSEAIELLPVKTIPSHFSQVYDASERDFRAVFGWEDDPHRRNFAIGQPIDMEVPICLDLDRFVERSNGVFGKSGTGKSFLTRLLLAGIVRKQAAVNLIFDMHSEYGWEATREGKQFSTVKGLRQLFPGQVQIFTLDPDSTKRRGVRDAQELYVSYDQIDVEDLMLVRGELNLSEAALENAIILRNEFGKAWINRLLTMSNGEIQEFCETKMGSKSSIMALQRKLNRLDELKYIRNSCPHNYVGQILECVESGKHVVIEFGSQSNLLSYMLATNIIARRIHQAYVRKAEKFLQTKEVSDRPQQLVITIEEAHRFLDPATVGQTIFGTIAREMRKYFVTLLVVDQRPSGIDNEVMSQIGTRITALLNDEKDIDAIFTGVSGGQSLRSVLAKLDSKQQALILGHAVPMPVVVRTRPYDETFYREIGDTAWEELPDVEVFRAAEAAKADLGF; translated from the coding sequence ATGGATCTAGAGAAGCCATTGGGATCAGTCATTCAAGGATCTCTGAGCCAAGGGTTAGAAGTGCGACTGCATCCTGATATCTCAGTTGAGGAAATGCGGGTCGGCAAGTTCCTGGTTGTGCAGGGAACGCGATCGCGCTTTTTCTGTATGCTCACCGATGTTTCTCTCGGAACTGCCAGCCAGCGCATTATCGCCAATCCCCCAGAGCCCACTAATTTATTTTTACAAGAAGTGCTTGCCGGAAGCGGGACATACGGCACGATCGAACTGTCTCCGATGCTGATGTTTACGCCGACTGAAAAGCCTGTTGAGAAAAAGAAAAAATCTTCCAAGTTGGCATCGTTTGAAGCAAGCTCAAGTGAAGCGATCGAGCTTTTACCCGTAAAAACGATTCCGAGCCACTTCAGCCAGGTGTATGACGCGAGTGAGCGAGATTTCCGTGCCGTGTTTGGCTGGGAGGATGACCCCCATCGGCGGAATTTTGCCATTGGACAGCCGATCGATATGGAGGTGCCGATTTGTTTGGATCTCGATCGATTTGTCGAGCGCAGTAATGGTGTCTTTGGGAAATCGGGGACTGGAAAATCATTCCTTACGCGATTGTTGCTCGCGGGCATTGTGCGAAAACAAGCGGCAGTAAATCTGATCTTTGATATGCACTCCGAGTATGGATGGGAAGCCACTCGCGAAGGAAAGCAGTTCAGTACAGTAAAAGGTTTGCGGCAACTATTTCCAGGACAGGTGCAGATTTTCACACTCGATCCGGACTCGACAAAGCGGCGAGGAGTGCGCGATGCTCAAGAACTCTATGTCAGCTACGACCAAATCGATGTTGAAGATTTAATGCTAGTGCGGGGAGAGCTAAATCTTTCAGAAGCCGCGCTAGAAAACGCAATTATTCTCCGGAATGAATTTGGCAAGGCTTGGATTAATCGTCTCCTCACTATGAGCAATGGCGAAATTCAGGAGTTTTGTGAGACGAAAATGGGCAGTAAGTCCTCAATCATGGCGCTGCAACGTAAGCTCAATCGCCTTGATGAACTAAAATACATTCGCAACAGTTGTCCGCATAACTATGTCGGTCAGATCCTTGAATGTGTTGAAAGTGGAAAGCATGTTGTGATTGAGTTTGGGTCTCAATCGAATTTACTGTCCTATATGTTGGCGACTAACATCATTGCGCGGCGAATTCACCAAGCTTATGTGCGAAAAGCAGAGAAGTTTTTGCAAACCAAAGAAGTGAGCGATCGACCCCAACAGCTTGTGATTACGATCGAAGAAGCCCATCGATTTCTTGATCCAGCAACGGTCGGACAGACTATCTTTGGTACGATCGCCCGTGAAATGCGGAAATACTTTGTCACGCTGTTAGTGGTGGATCAACGTCCGTCTGGCATTGATAACGAGGTGATGTCACAGATTGGAACGCGGATTACTGCCTTGTTGAATGATGAGAAAGATATTGATGCGATTTTTACCGGAGTGTCTGGGGGGCAAAGTCTGCGATCGGTACTGGCAAAACTCGATTCAAAACAACAGGCGTTAATTCTAGGTCATGCAGTTCCGATGCCTGTGGTTGTGCGGACTCGTCCGTATGATGAAACGTTTTACAGAGAGATTGGTGATACCGCTTGGGAAGAATTACCGGATGTTGAGGTGTTTCGGGCGGCTGAGGCGGCTAAGGCGGATTTAGGATTTTAA
- a CDS encoding carbohydrate ABC transporter permease, translating into MRSEWKRVLGLALLIAGAGVVLLPLGVVLITSFKPPGSSLDAPGWSLENYREAWQRGGFLLAFANSIVVAIAVMLFQIFTSALAGYALARLKFQGKQAILLIVLTTLVIPFQILVIPIFLVLKWGHLINTYGALILPTAANGFGIFLMRQFFQGIPIELEEAAMLDGADRLQVLWKVMLPLSRPALVTLALFTFIGEWNDLFKPLVFTTRPELRTVQLALASFQEQFTNSWTLLMAAIVLATIPIVGIFAIAQRQLIRGIATTGIKN; encoded by the coding sequence ATGAGGAGCGAGTGGAAGCGTGTACTCGGTTTAGCGCTACTGATTGCCGGGGCAGGAGTCGTTCTGCTGCCGCTGGGAGTGGTATTGATTACGTCGTTTAAGCCGCCAGGAAGTTCCCTTGATGCTCCGGGTTGGTCGCTGGAGAATTATCGCGAAGCTTGGCAACGGGGAGGGTTTTTGCTGGCGTTTGCGAATTCGATCGTTGTGGCGATCGCGGTCATGCTCTTTCAGATTTTCACGTCAGCGCTTGCGGGTTATGCGCTGGCTCGGTTGAAGTTTCAAGGCAAGCAGGCGATTTTATTAATTGTTCTCACGACGTTGGTGATTCCGTTTCAGATTTTGGTGATTCCGATTTTTCTGGTGCTGAAATGGGGGCATTTGATTAATACGTATGGGGCGTTAATTTTGCCGACTGCGGCGAATGGATTCGGGATCTTTTTGATGCGGCAGTTTTTTCAAGGAATTCCGATCGAGCTTGAGGAAGCGGCGATGCTGGATGGAGCCGATCGGTTACAAGTGCTGTGGAAGGTGATGTTGCCGTTGTCGCGTCCGGCGCTGGTGACGTTGGCGCTATTTACGTTTATTGGGGAGTGGAACGATTTATTTAAGCCGCTTGTGTTTACGACGCGCCCAGAGTTGCGGACGGTGCAGTTGGCACTCGCGAGTTTTCAAGAGCAGTTTACGAATAGTTGGACGTTGTTGATGGCGGCGATCGTGTTGGCGACGATTCCGATCGTGGGGATTTTTGCGATCGCTCAGCGGCAATTGATTCGAGGCATTGCAACCACAGGGATTAAAAATTAA
- a CDS encoding DUF2281 domain-containing protein — protein MTSQARDFADRSSEIPEHILTALRVLAPEQRQQAFAFIEFLYQTQQATLQLQTTPKQQRVFGQYAGKISMSDDFDEPLPDAFWLGET, from the coding sequence ATGACAAGTCAAGCGAGAGACTTTGCCGACCGTTCGTCAGAAATCCCAGAGCATATCCTAACCGCTCTGCGAGTTCTAGCACCTGAACAACGCCAGCAAGCCTTCGCCTTTATCGAGTTTCTCTATCAAACTCAACAAGCCACTTTACAACTACAAACAACCCCAAAACAGCAACGAGTTTTTGGGCAGTATGCTGGCAAAATTTCGATGAGCGATGATTTTGATGAGCCTTTGCCTGACGCTTTCTGGTTGGGTGAAACATGA
- a CDS encoding long-chain acyl-[acyl-carrier-protein] reductase, translated as MFGLIGHLTSLEHAQSVARELGYPEYADQGLDFWCSAPPQIVDTIRVKSITGQEIEGRYVESCFLPEMLATRRIKAATRKIINAMAHAQKHGINITALGGFSSIIFENFNLSQIRQVRNVMLEFERFTTGNTHTAYIICRQVEQASKQLGIELSKATVAICGATGDIGSAVCRWLNSRADVAELLLIARNQERLQDLQAELGRGKIQSLEEALPQADIIVWVASMPKGVEIDPTQLKQPCLLIDGGYPKNLGTKVQHPGITVLNGGIVEHSLDIDWRIMSIVNMDVPARQLFACFAESMLLEFEKLHTNFSWGRNRITVEKMEQIGEASVKHGFRPLLI; from the coding sequence ATGTTTGGTCTAATTGGTCATCTCACAAGCTTAGAACACGCTCAGTCTGTTGCACGAGAGCTAGGATATCCCGAATACGCGGATCAAGGCTTAGATTTCTGGTGCAGTGCCCCGCCGCAGATTGTCGATACAATTCGAGTCAAAAGTATTACGGGACAAGAAATCGAAGGACGTTACGTTGAGTCTTGCTTCCTCCCAGAAATGCTGGCAACCCGCCGCATCAAAGCTGCAACTCGAAAGATCATTAACGCGATGGCACACGCGCAAAAGCACGGCATCAATATCACAGCACTGGGTGGATTCTCTTCAATTATTTTTGAGAATTTCAATCTGTCGCAGATCCGGCAAGTGCGAAACGTCATGCTGGAATTTGAGCGGTTTACAACCGGGAACACACACACCGCCTACATCATTTGCCGCCAAGTCGAACAAGCCTCGAAGCAGTTAGGCATTGAGTTGTCAAAAGCGACGGTGGCGATCTGTGGCGCAACTGGAGATATTGGCAGCGCGGTTTGTCGCTGGTTAAATTCTCGCGCTGATGTAGCCGAACTGCTGTTAATTGCACGAAATCAAGAGCGGCTTCAGGATCTGCAAGCCGAACTCGGACGAGGCAAGATTCAGAGCCTAGAGGAAGCCTTACCGCAAGCGGACATCATCGTTTGGGTCGCGAGTATGCCGAAGGGTGTGGAGATTGATCCAACACAGTTGAAGCAGCCTTGTTTATTGATCGATGGTGGCTATCCGAAAAACTTGGGTACAAAGGTACAGCATCCAGGAATTACAGTTCTCAATGGTGGAATTGTGGAACATTCGCTAGATATTGACTGGCGAATTATGAGCATCGTGAATATGGATGTGCCTGCACGCCAGTTGTTTGCGTGTTTTGCCGAGTCAATGCTGTTAGAGTTTGAGAAGTTGCACACGAATTTCTCTTGGGGACGCAATCGGATCACGGTTGAGAAAATGGAGCAGATTGGAGAGGCTTCGGTGAAACATGGGTTCCGTCCGTTGTTGATTTAA
- a CDS encoding aldehyde oxygenase (deformylating): protein MPQLEATLEIDFHSEQYKDAYSRINAIVIEGEQEAHENYQKLAELLPNDKDQLIGLARMENRHKKGFEACGRNLSVVADMEFAREFFSALHNNFQVAAAEGKIVTCLLIQSLIIECFAISAYNIYIPVADDFARKITEGVVKDEYMHLNYGEEWLKANFEASKAELEEANKANLPLVWKMLNQVEADASVLGMEREALVEDFMIQYGEALTNIGFTTRDVMRMSAHGLAAV, encoded by the coding sequence ATGCCCCAACTTGAGGCGACCTTAGAGATTGACTTCCACAGTGAGCAATACAAAGATGCCTATAGCCGAATTAACGCGATCGTCATCGAGGGCGAACAAGAGGCACATGAAAACTATCAAAAACTAGCAGAACTTCTGCCCAATGATAAAGACCAGTTAATCGGACTTGCACGCATGGAGAACCGCCACAAAAAAGGCTTTGAAGCCTGCGGTCGTAACCTCAGCGTGGTTGCCGATATGGAGTTTGCCCGCGAATTTTTCTCCGCGCTGCACAACAACTTCCAAGTTGCCGCCGCCGAAGGTAAAATTGTCACCTGCCTGCTGATTCAATCGCTGATCATTGAGTGCTTTGCGATTTCGGCATACAACATCTACATTCCGGTTGCAGATGACTTCGCTCGCAAAATTACCGAAGGTGTCGTCAAAGACGAATACATGCACTTGAACTACGGCGAAGAATGGCTGAAAGCAAACTTTGAAGCCTCGAAAGCCGAGTTAGAAGAAGCAAACAAAGCAAATCTTCCCTTGGTTTGGAAAATGCTGAATCAAGTCGAGGCAGATGCCAGCGTTCTTGGAATGGAGCGCGAAGCATTGGTCGAAGACTTTATGATTCAATACGGCGAAGCGCTGACCAATATTGGCTTTACGACCCGCGATGTCATGCGGATGTCGGCGCACGGACTTGCAGCCGTCTAA